From the Nocardiopsis changdeensis genome, one window contains:
- a CDS encoding AfsR/SARP family transcriptional regulator yields MRFSILGPLLVHDASGEPVTIGGARLRTLLGLLLLRPGQWVAADHLLESVWSGAPPAGAANALQALVSRLRRALAAGAAVEGGPEGYRLDVAPDRVDLCVFEDLVRAGRGHRAAGRPGPALADLDRALGLWRGPALVDLTAQGLAEGVAARLDQTHLTAREERLAALLDLGRTADAVAEAGALAGIEPHRERPVELLLRALAAAGRTADAVAAYEGFRARLADDVGLDPSPHLEDVHLRLLRGQLSAPAAPDGPGAPGPSDRWGSPAPTGRGHRAAPGAADPGAPGSGGGAGRSGSAPSRGLWPPASADGGAAAPESTGSGIGSSESAPSRGLRAPTGDGGVGPEAAGLGPGSSESALSRGLWAPAGGGAGTGGGAAGAVGTPLHLPVPLTGFVPRAEVGITVDLLAHGRLVTLTGPGGAGKTRLAVEGAAAFAAGHPDLASRGAWFVELAPLTDGASLPEALADTLGLREHALLQPRSAPPPPPVERVAAFIADHPVLLVLDNCEHLVDDAARLAALLLERCPRLRVLATSREPLGTPGEHLLPVPSLPLPAEDSRASEAAAAPSVVLFAERARAVRPGFAVTDDNAPHVVRIVRALDGLPLALELAAARLRAMTPAQLAARLDDRFRLLGGGVRHTPRHSTLRAVVDWSWELLDEAERRLLRRLSVFAGGTDLESVEHVCADPGTPGTVAGRDVWTVLFALVDKSLAVAEEPRRADAPPRYRLLETVRAYAAERLTGAGEDAAVRDAHAHRVRDLWKEADRLLRGPRQAETIARLHDENDGFAAAVRWAVERRDVHLVLDLVEYSQWYWTLSDSWEPLARWAGQALDMMGDTTPEGRAVGRASCLFHRAAATTDSLDDIQGHVRAIEEVLAEEGRLPEEHPLLVYTLMYRAMTEDGRGEARDRIARALERPDPWMRAMVRMMLSLVDMLLGRFRPSLEQAEAALAEFRALGDAWGVCQALAQVVDAHRFDDLERCEDMLLEAVALAEAQGLESMAAVFRVRRVQVLIFRGETAAARAELDLLAARGRPAQPEHAVLVLLAEAQWQREVGDLVRARELVERLEATVETLGGFAPAYVEVGACALAATISWDEGDPARARREAARSWWGVIGTMGPIRAELLEVLAAVSAEEEPHLAARLVGWAWALRGVPDDTDPHLAHTVARLRDKLGAPEYDRLVEEAAAPSPDEVLTAASRWLAEAVPEEAPADRR; encoded by the coding sequence GTGCGGTTCTCCATTCTCGGCCCCCTGCTGGTGCACGACGCCTCCGGGGAGCCCGTGACCATCGGCGGTGCCCGGTTGCGCACCCTCCTGGGCCTGCTGCTGCTCCGCCCCGGCCAGTGGGTTGCCGCCGACCACCTGCTCGAGTCCGTGTGGTCGGGCGCCCCGCCGGCCGGGGCGGCCAACGCCCTGCAGGCGCTGGTGTCCCGGCTGCGCCGGGCGCTGGCCGCCGGGGCGGCGGTGGAGGGCGGACCGGAGGGGTACCGGCTGGACGTGGCGCCGGACCGGGTCGACCTGTGCGTGTTCGAGGACCTGGTCCGCGCGGGCCGCGGCCACCGCGCGGCCGGCCGTCCCGGGCCCGCGCTCGCGGATTTGGACCGGGCGCTGGGGCTGTGGCGGGGCCCGGCCCTGGTGGACCTGACCGCCCAGGGGCTGGCCGAGGGCGTCGCCGCGCGCCTGGACCAGACGCACCTGACCGCCCGGGAGGAGCGGCTGGCGGCCCTGCTCGACCTGGGCCGCACCGCCGACGCGGTGGCCGAGGCGGGGGCCCTGGCCGGGATCGAGCCGCACCGGGAGCGGCCGGTGGAGCTGCTGCTGCGCGCCCTGGCGGCGGCCGGGCGCACCGCCGACGCGGTGGCGGCCTACGAGGGCTTCCGCGCCCGGCTGGCAGACGACGTGGGCCTGGACCCCTCCCCGCACCTGGAGGACGTCCACCTGCGCCTGCTCCGCGGGCAGCTGTCCGCCCCCGCGGCCCCCGACGGGCCCGGCGCCCCGGGGCCCTCCGACCGCTGGGGCTCCCCGGCCCCTACCGGGCGGGGACACCGCGCCGCGCCGGGCGCCGCCGACCCCGGTGCCCCTGGGAGCGGCGGCGGTGCCGGTCGCTCGGGGTCGGCCCCCTCCCGGGGCCTCTGGCCTCCCGCCTCCGCAGACGGTGGAGCCGCAGCGCCGGAGTCCACCGGCTCCGGTATCGGTTCCTCGGAGAGTGCCCCTTCCCGGGGGCTCCGGGCCCCCACCGGCGACGGTGGTGTCGGGCCGGAGGCCGCGGGCCTCGGCCCTGGCTCCTCGGAGAGTGCCCTCTCTCGGGGCCTCTGGGCCCCCGCAGGCGGCGGCGCCGGGACCGGCGGCGGCGCGGCGGGGGCGGTCGGAACACCGCTGCACCTGCCGGTGCCGCTCACCGGGTTCGTGCCGCGGGCCGAGGTCGGCATCACCGTCGACCTGCTCGCCCACGGCCGCCTGGTCACCCTGACCGGCCCGGGCGGGGCGGGCAAGACCCGGCTGGCCGTCGAGGGCGCCGCGGCCTTCGCCGCCGGGCACCCGGACCTGGCGTCCCGGGGCGCCTGGTTCGTCGAACTCGCCCCCCTCACCGACGGCGCCTCGCTGCCCGAGGCCCTCGCCGACACCCTGGGCCTGCGCGAGCACGCCCTCCTCCAGCCCCGCTCCGCTCCGCCCCCGCCGCCCGTCGAGCGCGTCGCCGCGTTCATCGCCGACCACCCCGTGCTCCTGGTCCTGGACAACTGCGAGCACCTCGTCGACGACGCCGCGCGCCTGGCCGCCCTGCTGCTGGAGCGGTGCCCGCGGCTGCGCGTGCTGGCCACCTCCCGCGAACCCCTGGGCACCCCCGGCGAGCACCTCCTGCCCGTCCCCTCCCTGCCCCTGCCGGCCGAGGACTCCCGCGCCTCCGAGGCCGCGGCAGCCCCCTCCGTCGTCCTGTTCGCCGAGCGCGCCCGCGCGGTCCGCCCCGGCTTCGCCGTCACCGACGACAACGCCCCCCACGTGGTGCGCATCGTCCGCGCCCTCGACGGCCTGCCGCTCGCCCTGGAGCTGGCGGCCGCCCGCCTGCGCGCGATGACCCCCGCCCAGCTCGCCGCCCGGCTCGACGACCGCTTCCGCCTGCTGGGGGGAGGCGTCCGCCACACGCCGCGGCACAGCACCCTGCGCGCGGTCGTCGACTGGAGCTGGGAGCTGCTGGACGAGGCCGAACGCCGCCTGCTGCGCCGCCTGTCGGTGTTCGCCGGGGGCACGGACCTGGAATCGGTGGAACACGTCTGCGCCGACCCCGGCACCCCCGGCACGGTCGCCGGCCGCGACGTGTGGACCGTCCTGTTCGCCCTGGTCGACAAGTCCCTGGCGGTCGCCGAGGAGCCGCGCCGCGCCGACGCCCCACCTCGCTACCGGCTGCTGGAGACCGTCCGCGCCTACGCCGCCGAGCGCCTTACCGGCGCCGGGGAGGACGCAGCGGTCCGCGACGCCCACGCCCACCGCGTCCGCGACCTGTGGAAGGAGGCCGACCGGCTGCTGCGCGGCCCCCGCCAGGCAGAGACGATCGCCCGGCTGCACGACGAGAACGACGGCTTCGCCGCGGCGGTGCGGTGGGCGGTGGAGCGCCGCGACGTCCACCTGGTCCTGGACCTCGTCGAGTACTCCCAGTGGTACTGGACCCTGAGCGACTCCTGGGAGCCGCTCGCCCGCTGGGCCGGCCAGGCCCTGGACATGATGGGCGACACCACACCCGAGGGGCGCGCCGTGGGCCGCGCCAGCTGCCTGTTCCACCGGGCGGCCGCCACCACGGACTCCCTCGACGACATCCAGGGGCACGTCCGGGCCATCGAGGAGGTGCTCGCGGAGGAGGGCCGCCTCCCGGAGGAGCACCCCCTGCTCGTCTACACCCTCATGTACCGGGCGATGACGGAGGACGGCCGGGGGGAGGCCCGGGACCGGATCGCCCGGGCCCTGGAGCGGCCCGACCCGTGGATGCGGGCCATGGTGCGCATGATGCTGTCCCTGGTCGACATGCTCCTGGGCCGCTTCCGGCCCTCCCTGGAGCAGGCGGAGGCGGCGCTGGCGGAGTTCCGCGCCCTCGGCGACGCCTGGGGGGTGTGCCAGGCCCTGGCCCAGGTGGTGGACGCGCACCGCTTCGACGACCTGGAACGCTGCGAGGACATGCTGCTGGAGGCGGTGGCCCTGGCCGAGGCCCAGGGGCTGGAGAGCATGGCGGCGGTGTTCCGGGTGCGCCGCGTCCAGGTCCTCATCTTCCGGGGGGAGACGGCGGCGGCCCGCGCGGAACTGGACCTGCTGGCGGCGCGGGGCCGCCCCGCCCAGCCGGAGCACGCGGTGCTGGTGCTGCTGGCCGAGGCCCAGTGGCAGCGCGAGGTGGGCGATCTCGTACGGGCCAGGGAGCTGGTGGAGCGGCTCGAGGCCACGGTGGAGACGCTCGGCGGGTTCGCGCCCGCCTACGTCGAGGTCGGGGCGTGCGCGCTGGCGGCGACCATCTCCTGGGACGAGGGCGACCCGGCCCGGGCCCGCCGGGAGGCGGCGAGGTCGTGGTGGGGCGTCATCGGCACCATGGGACCGATCCGGGCGGAGCTGCTCGAGGTCCTGGCGGCCGTGTCGGCGGAGGAGGAACCGCACCTGGCGGCCCGGCTGGTCGGGTGGGCGTGGGCGCTGCGCGGCGTCCCCGACGACACCGACCCGCACCTGGCGCACACCGTCGCGCGCCTCCGCGACAAGCTCGGCGCCCCGGAGTACGACCGCCTGGTCGAGGAGGCCGCGGCCCCGTCGCCGGACGAGGTGCTCACCGCCGCCTCCCGGTGGCTGGCGGAGGCCGTCCCGGAGGAGGCCCCGGCCGACCGCCGCTGA
- a CDS encoding ABC transporter permease, with protein sequence MSAVTTREPSARTGDAPRVPRHITPLTTVRNGLQLAWRSILKIKANPEEVFGLILQPVMFVTLFVFVFGQALMGDWQAYRDFLMPGIVAQSVIFATLGTGFTLSQDVEKGIFDRFRSLPIARSAPLIGAILGDLVRYAITVVMVLLVGVLIGFRPEGGLVGVVAAGALVLLFAFALCWMSAFVGMIVRTPMAVQAFGMILMFPLTFASSAFVDPESMPSWLRVIAANNPVTHIVDAMRGLMIGGDVAGPVTWTLVWAAIITAVFFPPAVWAYRRRT encoded by the coding sequence ATGAGCGCCGTGACGACACGGGAGCCGTCGGCGCGGACCGGGGACGCGCCCCGCGTTCCCCGGCACATCACGCCGCTGACCACCGTCCGCAACGGGCTCCAGCTGGCCTGGCGCAGCATCCTGAAGATCAAGGCCAACCCCGAGGAGGTCTTCGGGCTCATCCTCCAGCCGGTCATGTTCGTGACCCTGTTCGTCTTCGTCTTCGGACAGGCGCTCATGGGCGACTGGCAGGCCTACCGGGACTTCCTGATGCCCGGCATCGTGGCGCAGTCGGTTATTTTCGCGACGCTGGGCACCGGGTTCACGCTGAGCCAGGACGTGGAGAAGGGGATCTTCGACCGGTTCCGCTCGCTGCCCATCGCGAGGTCGGCCCCGCTGATCGGCGCGATCCTGGGCGACCTGGTGCGGTACGCGATCACGGTGGTGATGGTGCTGCTGGTGGGCGTGCTCATCGGCTTCCGGCCCGAGGGCGGCCTGGTGGGCGTGGTCGCCGCCGGGGCGCTGGTGCTGCTGTTCGCGTTCGCCCTGTGCTGGATGTCGGCCTTCGTCGGCATGATCGTGCGCACGCCGATGGCGGTGCAGGCGTTCGGCATGATCCTGATGTTCCCGCTGACGTTCGCCAGTTCGGCGTTCGTCGACCCGGAGAGCATGCCGTCCTGGCTGCGGGTGATCGCCGCGAACAACCCGGTGACGCACATCGTGGACGCCATGCGCGGGCTGATGATCGGCGGCGACGTCGCCGGGCCGGTGACCTGGACGCTGGTGTGGGCGGCGATCATCACCGCGGTCTTCTTCCCACCCGCGGTGTGGGCCTACCGGCGCCGCACCTGA